A window of Pseudomonas alcaliphila JAB1 genomic DNA:
ATCGACGATGCACGCATCGAGCAGGTCGGCCGCATGGCCGAAGTCGATCCCTCGGCGGGCACCAATCCCATCGCCTTCAGCGCCGCGCAGTACAGCGCGTTGTTCGAGAAAGCGCTGCGTGGGGCTTTTTAGCCCGGATGCAATCCGGGAGTGGTTGGTCTGCTTTGCCGTAGATCTTGTAGGAGCCGGCTTGCCGGCGATCATTGCGAATCGCCCGCAAGCGGGCTCCTACAGGTTATGCGGGCTTATTCCCCAGCCTGTTCTGCCTGCAGGGCTTCCAGCGCTGGCGCCGCATAGATGCCCACTTCCACCGCCAGCTCCATCACCCGCGGCAGGTCGCTGGCGTACACCAGCACCGCCTGCAGTTCGTCGTCCAATGGTTCGCTGAAATCCAGCAGCACGTAGCCGCCGGTTTCCGGCGACAGCGCCGAGAGCTGCACCTGAATGCGGTTGAGCGCCTTGAGCGGCTCGGTCTTGGCCAGTTGCTTGGCCTTGAGCACGAACTGCACTTGTGGGCCGAAGGACTCGGTGATGCGCTGGAACAGCTCTTCATAGCTGTCGGCCTGGAACAGCACGGTCTCCGGCAGGCTGCCGACCACCACCCACTCGCCCAGGGGGATGGGGAATTCGTCGTCGTAGTTGACGTCCGGGTTGGCGGCGAGGAAGGCGGTCGGATCGGCGTAAGCCTGGGTGGCCTCGTCGGCGATACGGGCGATCTCGTCCTCGGCCAGGCAGCCGGAGCTTATCTTGGCGATCAGTTCTTCCAGCTGGGCTTTCATCGGGGCATTCCTGTTCGAGGGCGAAGGCGCGCAGGATAACAGGTCGTTGAAAACGTAGGCGAGGCAGGCAAGACAAGGCGCAACGACCAACGGGAGTAACAGCCGCAGGCTGGCCCGAAGGGCGAGCGCCAGCGAGTCAAACGACCGAAAAAGCGCAGTTTACATATTTGTAAATGAGCATTTTGACTGGGCTCGCACGCGAGGTCGTTTTTAACGCAGTATTGCCAACGTAGGTAGTTTTCAACGTCCTGTTAAGGCAAAGCGCGCTGCGCTAGAAGTAGGCCAGCAGGCGGCCGAGGCTCATCACCAGCAGCCAGATCAGCAGCGACAGCGCCGCTTGCATCCGGCCTAGTACAGGTGCGGCTTGGTCCCAATTGGCCAGCCGGGCGTTCCACAGGCGACGAAACAACAGAGCGTTGCCAATACCCAGGGCGATCAGCAGCAGCTTGAGCTGCAGCAGACGGTCGACTGCCAGCGGCCCGGCGTCGGCGGCGAACAGGCAGATGCCGCTGCCCAGCAGGAGCAACAGGCCGGCCACCGCCAGTGGCGTCAATATGCGCGAAACGGCTGTCAGCGGGAAACTGCGGCCGGCGCCGAGCAGGCGCGCATCGAGCAGCAGCATGGGCCCAAGCAGCAACACCAGACCAAGCAAATGCAGCAGGTTGAGCGCCGGGTAGAGCAGTGCCGAGCTGCGCATCTGCTCGCCCAGCGCCGTGGCTTCGAGCCAGGCGGCCCAGGCGATCAGGCTGTCCATCTAGCGCAGTTCGATGGTGCGCCCATCGACGATGATGCGTTCGGCGCGGATCTCCGCGGTGCCGTCCTTGCGTGGGTAGCCGACTATGGTCACGGTCTTGCCCGCTGTGAGGTCGGCCTCCGGCAGGCCACGGGCCTGCAGGCGGCTGATCGGGGCGAGGATCACCTGCCAGGTGCGCCCGTCGTGCTCGATGCTCACGTCGGCGTGCGGGTTGCGGTAGTTGACGCTCTGCAGCGGCACTTCCAGGGTCAGGAGCTGATCGGCGTCGTAGGAACTCCAGCCATGGTGGGCCTGGGCAATGGCACCAGCCAGCAGCAGGCCAAGTGTGGTGGTGAGGAGCAGCAGTTTCTTCAGCATGGCGATCACCCGGTGGACTGATGGAACACCGGGTAAACCTAGACCCTGTAACCGATGCTGCGGTGTACGGGCAGCATTTGGAAACAGAATCGGCTCAGCCGTAGCGTTTCTTCGCTTCGATGGCCAGACCACTGCCGATGCTGCCGAAGGTATTGCCTTCCACACTGCGTGCATTGGGCAGCATGGCGGCCACGCTCTGACGCAGCGCCGGCACGCCGCTGGAGCCCCCGGTGAAGAACAGCGTATCGACCTGATCGGCAGCGATGCCGGCGTCGGCGAGCAGCTGGCTCAGGCTGGCGCGGATACGTTCGAGCAGCGGCTCGATGGCATCTTCGAACAGCGGGCGGGTCAGTTCCGCGACCAGCCCCGGTTCGACTCGCGACAGGTCGATGGGCCGCGCGTCCTGTTCGCTCAGGGCGATCTTGCTCTCTTCCACCTGCATCGCCAGCCAGTGCCCGGCGCGCTGTTCGATCAGGCCGAACAGGCGGTCGATGCCGGTGGCGTCGACAATGTCGTAGCGCATGTTCTGCAGGGCCAGCTGGGTCTTCTGCGCGTACAGCGCGTTGATGGTGTGCCAGGTGGCCAGGTTGAGGTGGTAGCTGGTGGGCATGAAGGCGTCGCTCTTCATCCGGCTGCCGTAGCCGAACAGCGGCATCACCCCGGCCAGCGACAGCTGCTTGTCGAAGTCGGTGCCACCGGTATGCACGCCGCCGGTGGCGAGGATGTCGTCCTGGCGCTCGGCCAAATGGTGGCGCTCAGGGGCCAGACGCACCAGGGAGAAGTCCGAGGTGCCGCCGCCAATGTCGACGATCAGCACCAGCTCCTCGCGCTCCAGGTTCGACTCGTAGTCGAAGGCTGCGGCGATGGGCTCGTACTGGAACGACACCTCCTTGAAGCCAAGCTTGTGCGCCACGGCCACCAGGGTGTTCTGCGCTTCCTGATCGGCCGCTGGGTCGTCATCGACGAAGAATACCGGGCGGCCCAGCACCACTTCCTCGAAGGCGCGCTCGGCCTGGGCCTCGGCGCGCTTTTTCAGCTCGCCGATGAAGAAGCCGAGCAGGTCCTTGAACGGCAGGGCGCTGCCCAGCACGGTGGTTTCGCTTTTCAGCAGCTTGGAGCCCAGCAGGCTCTTGAGTGAGCGCATCAGGCGCCCCTCGTAGCCTTCCAGATACTCGTGCAGGGCCAGGCGGCCGTAGACTGGGCGGCGCTCCTCGGTGTTGAAGAAGATCACCGAGGGCAGGGTGATCTTGCCGTCCTCCAGTGTCAGCAAACTGTCCTGGCCGGGGCGCAGCCAGCCGACGGTGGAGTTGGAGGTGCCGAAGTCGATGCCGCAGGCGCGGGCGGGAGTGGAGAAAGACATGAAACGCAGGCCATGAAAAACGGCCGCGCATTCTATGTCAGTGGCGCGGCGACGGCGAGCCGTCAGGACGGTAGGTCAAGGCTCTCTTCGCGCTTGCGCTTCCACTGCGTCCATTCGAAGCCCAGCACTACCAGCAGTGACAGGGCGAACGGCAGCAGCAGATAGAACACGCGGAACACGATAAGCGCGGCCAGCACATCGGCAGCGGGAATCTCCGGCAGTGCGGCGAGGAAGGTCACTTCCAGGACACCCAGGCCGCCAGGTGCATGGGACAGTAGCGCCAGAGAGAAGGAGGCGAGGAACACGCCGAGCACCACCAGATAGCCGGGATGATTGTCGGCCGGCAGGGCGAAATAGATGATCGCCGCGGCGCAGAGCAGTTCCAGCGGGCCGGCCAACAACTGGCGGCTGACTATGGGCAGGCGCGGATATTCCACATGCAGCTTGCCCAGCGTCCAGGGTTTGAACTGGCGCCAGGAGCCCAGCACGTAGAGGCCTACCAGACACAGCAGGACGCTGCCGATGACTATCGAGACCAGAGGTGTGACGTCAGCAACGCGGTGAATCAGATCGGGCTGAGCGATCAGCACGCAGCCGCTGGCGAGCAGGGTGCCGAGGGCGAAGGTAAAGGAACAGAAAACGATAAGGATGCCGATTTCCTGTGGCGTCAGGCCCTTGCTGCGGTAGGCCCGGTAACGCACGACTGCGCCTGAGAACACCGAGGCACCGATGTTGTGGGCCAGGGCGTAGGTGGTGAAGGAGCACAGGGTGATGAAGCGCCAGGGGATGCGCTTGCCCAGGTGGGCGACGGCGATGCGGTCGTACCAGGCCAGCGCCCAATAGGCGCCGAGGGTGGCCGCTGCAGCGAGCAGCCAGTTCATGTGGGAGATCGCCTCGATGCTGCCCTTGATCTCGTCGAGGGAGATATTGCGCAACTCGCGATACAGCAGAAAGCCAGACAGCACCACGGCACTGAGTCCGATCAGCGTCCAGATCAGGTCGCTGCGCTTCAGTTTTGGTTTGGCTTCTACGACAGACACCGCAATTCCTCGCTCGCTAGGCCCCGAGTTAATGGGGCCGCATGCCTCTGTTGGAGGCAGCTGTTCATCGGCCATCCGGCCATTGTGCAACGGCCGGTGGCGGATCGTGCCCGCGCGGCGCGCTGCGCAGTATCAGGGAGGCGCAGTCTGTACTCAACTGCCAAGCACACTGACTGCCCTTTGTAGTTGTGTCAGTGGTTGTCCTGATACGTTCATATCCATGCCAGCGTCAGCGCCGCCAGCACGGCGTAGCGGCTCGCTTTAGCCAGGGTGACGATGGCCAGAAATACCCACAGGCGCTCGCGCATTACGCCGGCAACCAGCGTCAGTGGGTCGCCGATCACCGGCATCCAGCTCAGCAGCAGCGACCAGCGCCCATAGCGCGCATACCAACCCTGTGCCTGCTGTAACCGAGCCGGGCTGACCGGGAACCAGCGGCGCTCGCGATAGTGCTCGATGGAGCGGCCCAGTAGCCAGTTGACCCAGGAACCCAGCACATTGCCCAGGGTCGCCACCAGCAGCAGGGCCCAGAGCGGATGCTGGCCGGCCAGCAGGAGGGCGACCAGCACCGCTTCGGACTGCAGCGGCAGCAGCGTCGCGGCGCCGAAGGCAGAGAGAAACAGTGCCGGATAGGCGGACAG
This region includes:
- a CDS encoding DUF6152 family protein, with the translated sequence MLKKLLLLTTTLGLLLAGAIAQAHHGWSSYDADQLLTLEVPLQSVNYRNPHADVSIEHDGRTWQVILAPISRLQARGLPEADLTAGKTVTIVGYPRKDGTAEIRAERIIVDGRTIELR
- a CDS encoding YqaA family protein, with the protein product MLSLSAYPALFLSAFGAATLLPLQSEAVLVALLLAGQHPLWALLLVATLGNVLGSWVNWLLGRSIEHYRERRWFPVSPARLQQAQGWYARYGRWSLLLSWMPVIGDPLTLVAGVMRERLWVFLAIVTLAKASRYAVLAALTLAWI
- a CDS encoding Hsp70 family protein; this encodes MSFSTPARACGIDFGTSNSTVGWLRPGQDSLLTLEDGKITLPSVIFFNTEERRPVYGRLALHEYLEGYEGRLMRSLKSLLGSKLLKSETTVLGSALPFKDLLGFFIGELKKRAEAQAERAFEEVVLGRPVFFVDDDPAADQEAQNTLVAVAHKLGFKEVSFQYEPIAAAFDYESNLEREELVLIVDIGGGTSDFSLVRLAPERHHLAERQDDILATGGVHTGGTDFDKQLSLAGVMPLFGYGSRMKSDAFMPTSYHLNLATWHTINALYAQKTQLALQNMRYDIVDATGIDRLFGLIEQRAGHWLAMQVEESKIALSEQDARPIDLSRVEPGLVAELTRPLFEDAIEPLLERIRASLSQLLADAGIAADQVDTLFFTGGSSGVPALRQSVAAMLPNARSVEGNTFGSIGSGLAIEAKKRYG
- a CDS encoding lysylphosphatidylglycerol synthase domain-containing protein, with product MSVVEAKPKLKRSDLIWTLIGLSAVVLSGFLLYRELRNISLDEIKGSIEAISHMNWLLAAAATLGAYWALAWYDRIAVAHLGKRIPWRFITLCSFTTYALAHNIGASVFSGAVVRYRAYRSKGLTPQEIGILIVFCSFTFALGTLLASGCVLIAQPDLIHRVADVTPLVSIVIGSVLLCLVGLYVLGSWRQFKPWTLGKLHVEYPRLPIVSRQLLAGPLELLCAAAIIYFALPADNHPGYLVVLGVFLASFSLALLSHAPGGLGVLEVTFLAALPEIPAADVLAALIVFRVFYLLLPFALSLLVVLGFEWTQWKRKREESLDLPS